Proteins encoded by one window of Cryptomeria japonica unplaced genomic scaffold, Sugi_1.0 HiC_scaffold_1327, whole genome shotgun sequence:
- the LOC131873260 gene encoding uncharacterized protein LOC131873260: MAPAPTFQKKPSIRHEEAGKKLVFECLVEAEPQPAVKWFHNGQPLQLEQPRFKFTLNKEAIKEYRITLEITNITIELAGTYTINCKNSLGESSAKISLNFDSEEQQSTQKAALDGNKPSFLERPIIKQSTDLKHVQFDCRLVADPKPTIQWLHKGEPIAQSSKIETLLIPVPSTSTSTTSSSSSSASASASSVQQQQQQHTSSASNKQPQTYLATLILKGVDPDQTGDYKCIATNKHGSGTASINLNFVQSKPKIPDGRAPKFPRKPVIKQSGQILTIECVVEANPKPSITWYHDQTTIIKADSKHSHCTWQVTGPITNESELRALGVLEGDEAFPPTSVRSSFSSRSSSISSTTTTKAKRDIYIVSFNIRQPKASDGGLYRCNAINELGESSANIALNFQKQEKLEELVSKTAMEKSSLEESEEVRKKRSEESDKLEKLQGEAAAKTSRRESDSMSTKSAGLESRRQSRQLAEESLRVDSSELSTIQEARRSSSSMKQQQQLRQSSGAADQVEAAAGSRRSSADGGSSAAGSRRTSSSTLATGLPADESLPMEVDGAPTSAPRRLTATNRLKRDSLASTTSSTAAGDLHDASSSALDQAAALEQLPPAKRTSSTGSTKRTISVKKKRPSLLGLEGASEGGAEGGADGAQAGEAPPTKKLVKKRVSVKRSTEGSALKLITEEQQLQQQQQQDSQSKVTNDDQRRDSATSVTSSVSQQRASKSTPGLARDRIPSVSVEAPAVVEPPNQEQRVASGRRTSATGSRAGSISSETGAAGSGNKTASKSPTFSVSDSSQPADESRPSGGQPARLDSQKRRGLYDGLRPTETSLIEAEEEDREEEEAKQRYLAARGGNGFRESLSPTSGQSNNLLNPRMQREGSSGSREGSVSPRSGSAEPAAGAEASYWCPRAKTRAVHRSLCPATISLGRAR, from the exons ATGGCACCCGCGCCAACCTTCCAAAAGAAACCATCCATTCGACATGAAGAAGCCGGCAAGAAACTTGTGTTCGAGTGTCTAGTTGAGGCAGAGCCGCAGCCAGCTGTAAAATGGTTTCACAATGGTCAACCATTGCAGCTGGAGCAGCCAAGATTTAAG TTCACTTTGAACAAGGAGGCCATAAAGGAATATAGAATAACATTAGAGATCACAAATATCACTATCGAACTAGCCGGCACTTATACAATTAATTGTAAAAATTCATTGGGCGAATCAAGTGCAAAAATTTCATTAAATTTTGATAGTGAGGAACAACAATCAACACAAAAAGCCGCTTTAGACGGCAATAAGCCTTCATTTTTAGAGAGGCCAATTATAAAACAATCAACCGATTTGAAGCATGTTCAATTCGATTGCCGATTGGTGGCCGATCCTAAGCCAACCATCCAGTGGCTGCACAAAGGTGAACCTATAGCGCAATCAAGTAAAATAGAAACTCTGTTAATACCTGTaccatcaacatctacatctacaacatcatcatcatcatcatccgcATCCGCATCCGCATCATctgtacaacaacaacaacaacaacacacatCATCAGCATCTAACAAACAACCACAAACTTATCTAGCAACGCTCATTTTAAAGGGCGTTGATCCAGATCAAACGGGCGATTACAAGTGTATAGCGACCAATAAACATGGCTCAGGTACTGCTTCGATAAATTTGAATTTTGTTCAAAGCAAACCGAAGATACCAGACGGTAGGGCGCCCAAATTTCCAAGAAAACCAGTTATAAAACAATCGGGCCAGATTCTAACAATTGAGTGCGTTGTTGAGGCAAACCCTAAGCCAAGCATCACTTGGTACCATGATCAAACGACGATAATCAAAGCAGATTCAAAGCATTCTCATTGTACGTGGCAGGTGACAGGTCCAATAACTAACGAATCGGAGCTCAGAGCATTGGGAGTGCTGGAGGGCGATGAAGCCTTTCCGCCAACAAGCGTGAGGTCATCGTTTTCAAGTAGATCGTCTTCAATTagttcaacaacaacaacaaaagctAAACGCGACATTTATATTGTTTCCTTCAATATTAGACAACCAAAAGCTAGCGACGGCGGCCTATACAGGTGTAATGCGATTAATGAGCTGGGCGAATCGAGCGCAAACATAGCGTTGAATTTTCAAAAGCAAGAGAAACTGGAGGAGCTAGTGAGCAAGACAGCGATGGAGAAATCGAGCTTAGAAGAATCCGAAGAGGTTAGAAAGAAACGAAGCGAGGAGAGTGATAAGCTAGAGAAGCTGCAAGGAGAGGCGGCGGCCAAAACAAGCCGCAGGGAGTCGGATAGCATGTCGACGAAATCGGCCGGCTTAGAAAGCAGGAGACAATCGAGACAGCTCGCTGAGGAATCGCTGCGAGTTGACAGTAGCGAGCTGAGCACCATTCAGGAGGCTCGCAGGAGCTCCTCCTCGATGAAGCAGCAGCAGCAGCTGCGCCAATCAAGCGGCGCCGCGGATCAGGTAGAGGCGGCCGCTGGAAGCCGACGGAGCTCGGCCGACGGAGGATCGAGCGCCGCTGGATCGCGTAGAACCTCCTCCTCCACCTTGGCTACCGGCTTGCCAGCCGACGAAAGCCTCCCAATGGAGGTGGACGGCGCCCCAACAAGCGCGCCCCGCCGGCTGACGGCCACTAATCGGCTTAAACGCGACAGCCTCGCCTCAACAACAAGCTCAACGGCTGCCGGCGACCTGCACGACGCTAGCTCAAGCGCGCTTGATCAGGCGGCCGCCCTCGAACAGCTGCCGCCAGCTAAGCGAACCTCGTCGACAGGCAGCACTAAACGGACCATATCTGTCAAGAAAAAGCGGCCCTCCTTGCTCGGGCTCGAGGGAGCGTCGGAGGGCGGCGCCGAGGGCGGCGCGGACGGTGCGCAAGCAGGCGAGGCGCCGCCAACTAAGAAGCTGGTGAAGAAGCGAGTCAGCGTCAAGAGATCCACCGAGGGCAGCGCATTGAAGCTCATCACCGAGGAGCAACAGttgcagcagcagcagcagcaggaTTCGCAATCTAAAGTAACCAACGACGACCAGCGCCGTGATTCAGCAACAAGTGTCACAAGCAGCGTTAGCCAACAGAGAGCCAGCAAATCAACACCGGGCCTAGCTAGAGATCGCATACCCTCCGTTTCGGTGGAGGCGCCGGCGGTTGTCGAGCCCCCAAATCAAGAGCAACGAGTGGCTAGCGGCCGGCGCACTAGCGCAACAGGTTCCAGAGCGGGCTCAATATCTAGCGAAACCGGAGCAGCCGGAAGTGGCAACAAGACTGCCAGCAAGAGTCCAACATTCAGTGTGAGCGACAGCTCGCAGCCGGCAGATGAAAGCAGGCCTTCCGGCGGACAGCCAGCCCGACTGGATAGCCAGAAGCGGCGCGGCCTCTATGACGGCCTGAGGCCAACCGAAACAAGCCTGATTGAAGCCGAAGAGGAGGACCGAGAGGAGGAGGAGGCGAAGCAGAGGTATTTGGCCGCGCGCGGCGGCAACGGCTTCCGGGAATCGCTGTCGCCGACAAGTGGCCAGTCGAACAATCTATTGAATCCCAGGATGCAACGCGAAGGCTCGTCTGGCAGCCGTGAAGGCTCCGTGAGCCCCCGTTCGGGTTCGGCCGAGCCGGCAGCCGGCGCGGAAGCGTCTTATTGGTGCCCGAGGGCCAAGACTCGCGCCGTCCATCGATCATTGTGCCCGGCGACAATAAGCTTAGGCCGGGCGAGATAG